The region tttattcggaaaaacaaactatcaCCCTCGTTCTATTATTttccaaactaaatattttgaaacttaTTAATaggtcaaagttttaaaaaataacaaaccaTTTATATAACGATAATAACGAGGGACTACTCCATAAAACTGTAGGTGTCTCCCCAGGCGAACTACCGTATacaccaagaaaaaaaatcaattattagTAGTACTAATACACACATGGCTGAAAACGCTCTGAATACGGCGTGACCAACTGACCACCAGTCGTCCAGGTGAGAACACACAAAGGCTGAATCTCATCTTATCCGCAACAGCAAATCCTTCGCCGAAGTCTTTCccctttcttcctcttcccgGACGGCGGGCCCCACAGCCCTCCGGCCCCACCCTACCGACCTACGATGCCACGTCGGACAAAGCGAGCGAAGATCGACCTGCCGTATCCCCGTCATCACCCCTCCGTCCCGATCCCGCTACTCCACATGCTGACGTCACGAGTCCAGTCACGTCGTCACGTGCCCCACCACCACTCGCCGTCCAAACCCCCcgcgaggggaggggaggggagggccAGCCGATACCGgaatagaaaaaggaaaaaaaccgGAGGCAGCAATACGCGCACGTTTCACACGTTTTCATCACGCGCGCTTTCCCCCacttattttttccctttctggCTCGGGGAAGAGTGTGGTTAGATTAATCTGGGATTAGAACACTTGTCCTGATGCGCCCCCCGCGTGCGCTGCGACGTCAACCCCGTATATAAGCACCGGGCACCCGGCTGTTCCCGCCCACTTCAAACACACACCAAGACGagctcagcagcagcagcagcacgcatGACCAACCGCATCTCCTCCGCCATGGGAGGCAACCAGGAGTACATGATCCGATTCGACGGCCACGTCGCAGCCGACgacgcctcgccgccgagctccgccactgcggagccgccgccgccgccgccgccgctgccggtgccTTTCGCCGGGAGGGCGATCTCGCCCGAGAGGGAGCACTcggtcatcgtcgccgcgctgctgcatGTCGTCTCCGGTTAcaggacggcgccgccggaggtgttccccgcggcgccggcgcgcgtgGAGGTGTGCGGGGTTTGCGGGATGGACCGGTGCCTCGGGTGCGAGTTCTTCGCCGGGGAATCTGGGGTGGTTTCGTTCGATGGcgcggagaaggcggcggcggcggcggctccgactgcggcagcggcggcggggcagaggaggcggaggaagaagaagaacaagtaCCGTGGAGTGCGGCAGCGGCCTtgggggaagtgggcggcggaGATACGCGACCCTCGCCGCGCGGTGCGCAAGTGGTTGGGGACGTTCGACACCGCCGAGGAGGCGGCCAAGGCGTacgaccgcgccgccgtcgagttCCGCGGCCCGCGCGCCAAGCTAAACTTCCCGTTCCCCGAGCAGCTGCCCGTCCACAGCgatggcaatggcaatggcgacggcgccagcgccgccgccaagtcAGACACATTGTCTCCGTCGCCGTGcagcgccgacgccgacgatcAAGGCGAGCAGATGGCGTGGccgcagggcggcggcgaaacAGGGGACCAGCTCTGGGAAGGCTTGCAGGACCTGATGAAGCTAGACGAAGGCGAGCTTAGCTGGTTCCCGCAGCCGTCGGATTCTTGGAATTGAACGTTGCCATTAGATCCCAGCCGTTGGAGTAGCTTCAACCCAGAAGGACCAAATTAActagacttttttttctccctcttttttcctATCTTTTCCTGGCTCTGTTGTAATAATTGAACAAAGCAGAGTTTGTGAATTATCCATAGAGTTGACTACTAAACTGTGCTGAACAAACAAATTTTGTGTACGGTTTTAAAATACGCAAGAAGGAAAACGAGCTGAGTGGCTGACTAGATAACCGATTTGTCACACGGACCACACGTGCTTACGGAGTTACGGATAAGAGATTTTTGGTTGCGATGTTCTCGTACAAAGTGATTATTGTGAACTATGTCAATTGCCTAATTCGCAATAGTGAGTATGGAACACATGGCTATGAGCGTTGTTTAGTGGAGACCGACCAATTGCTTATCATGCATCAATTAAACAAATCGTTGACCAGGTATTGCGTGCTTTTTACTCCCTGAGCGATCAGAGTCGCTGAAGATATGTCTTCAAGGTCAAACATGCGAAGAACAGAGAGTCGTGGTCTCTCTCAAGTCAAACATAACATGAAAAGATGAGCGTCTCACTAGATAAGTATGACCATTTCATTTATCTCACCTGATGGTCCATGGATTTGCTTGGTGTGAACTGCGAACAACCCCATAATTTGCTTGATTGCTTCTTTGCTGTGTTCCTGATCGAATTCACACAGAGTGCCACACATATGGTCGACCGGGCTGCACGTGACACCGccattttctttattactCTGAAGTGGTATCTTGATGCTAGTGTTAGTATCCTCTATGGACACGTGAAGCAACTTTAATATCATGTTTCTTCTCGAGTTATCATCTCCAAATCAAGGTTACGAGATCCGAGGGTGGAGCAGTACTACTGTTGCTTAGTTCATGCGGTTACCAGTTTCTAAGGGCATTCTCAGCCCAATAACTAGGATGATGTCcgtaacattaaataagttgccaTCTAGAATAAAAGATGacgtggcaagtgaataaatgaggaaaaagaatgaaaccatgtcttacatgagacatggtttctacacaatattcaagatatcatgttagataagtagcattaaattgaagtatggaatagtggtgtttgcattgaaagaatagtgtctagtactagtctcttgatgatgtggagttgatagaaactatatctagtgttatgggttgggaatgccaTAATGGAtgtgaattcaaatttatactaattttgtattttctttttacaaaagaGCCTCTTACGGTgtgtatattaaaaaaaagaaaaggggaatTACAGATTACAAACGTACAATAAGTacgagaaaaataaacttgtcACTACCAAACTTTGATTCAAACCCAAATTACAAATTCCAAAACATAACTTTTGAACTCTTTTATCCTGACACCGATaaaagttataatttttactattttaaatttctgtCAATAAAATTGAAGTAAACGACGGGCTAATAACACACTCCATCTTAAAAATCCGGGACAAACACGGCATCCGCCATCCGCAATCCTGTTCGTGGGCGGCAGTATATCCACTAGCAGCATGAGGTGACGCCACGAGCGGCGTAGGGGGTGGTGGCGTCACCCCCGTCTCAAACCTCGCACGCAGCCGGGGGCTGGGTGGGCTGGCTGCGGCTGCGGATACGCGCGGAAACGGTCAATTCGGGCCCGCGCgtgtggtgtgtgtgtgggtggCTGCCCGGCAACGGGGTCGCGCGGTGGAGCGCGCATCAGCCGCGGTTCCAGGCTGTGGATTGCTGGGCGCGCGGGGGTGAGTGGAGTGGGAGTGGGAGTGggactcgtcgtcgctgggCCGCGCGTGGCGAAACTGCGGAGGTGGGCGGCCTTCCGCTTGCCGCCTGGGCTGCTGATTACGACTCGCCTGGGCTGCTGATTACGACTGTTGTTCGGGAGTTACCTTTCAAGTCAAGGGGCTGCAATGTGTGGGCTGTTCGGGAGTTTCCGTGAGTTGATGTACGTCGAAGCGGCCGTCGGTTAAGTGTTTGACCGGTCCGGCCgttattcttttttatcatACATGGCTCGCTCGCAACGAGTACACGTGGTGACTGGTGAAATATACCCATCCAAGTTTATGGTTTAGATTTAGTCTGAGTGCTTGGACGTATGATAAAGaagtaatttttttggctttcttataaaaaaatcaaatgatatatttacaaacacaaaataatttataaataaaacttttatatattacttAGCGATCCAAAGTCTaaatttcggtaaaaaaatctaaaaatcaacccaaaatttaaaaaaaaatctaaaaatcaacctaaaatttaaggttaaaagattaaattttaacttcaaggtataagcagaagcaaattgaaaaattaaaattattccTTCATTGATTGGAAACGTATATGTGGACAGCGAGTCAGCAAATAAGTCACAGTGATTGCGtccatcttaaaatatgtcgGCCTATCAATAGCGTTACCCTCGTAGTGACAGTTCTCTTAAGATGTATCGGTTCAGACTTTCAGACGtgctcataaaaatatattctatacCTTTCACGGTATAAGACTTTGTGATGTTATCtagattcaaatatatattctatacCTTTCACGGTATAAGACTTTGTGATGTTATCtagattcaaatatatattaataaatctatatggATAGGTctaaataaatctataaagtattataatataaatgaagGCAGCGGTATGCACGTAGACGTTCATAGGTAGTGTGCACGTCTATCTTTGCACTGTgtttaacaaaagaaaagcagGAAACGCCTGCGCCAAAGCCGCTAAACTGAAACTCCGAGAGCAATCAAAAGGTAGGGTTAGTGTTGGGCTGTTCTGTGTTGAGCCCAGCTTACAAACCGAGAAAAATCAGTAAATCTTCAAAAAAATCCACTAGAGGTCCTTAAAGTTAGAGACGAGTTTGTTTTTCGCCCTTTAACCACAATactagaaatataaatatgtacccCTAAACCAACAAAATCCGTACAAAAAATATGTACCAGTAACCAcatgttagatttttttattttttttccatccttctctcccttcctctcctctctcttcttcctccaataGTGCGGGCGTCGCTGCTGTGCTCTGGTTGGTCGTGTACATCACCACCAGCTTCTTCGGCTTCCTCTTCGGTAGCGCGACGCTGGACGACGTGCTCGCCAACTTCGACTCCGACCTCGGCATCCTTTATAGCTTGGTGCTCAACGACGCCGTCAAGGTCAGCTACGTGCTCCACCTCATGCTCGCCTTCCCCATCGTGTTCCACGCCCTGCAGCTCAACATGGACggcctcctcttcccctcgGTGAGGCCCCTGTCCAGCGACAACCGGAGGTTCGGTGCGCTCACGGCGGCGCTCCTCATCGTGATCTTCCTCGCTGCCAACTTCATCCTCAACATCTGGGACGCGTTCCAATTCACTGGCACcactgccgccgtcgccattgcTTACATTTTCCCTTCCGCAATGGCGCTGAGGTGAGTGACGATCAACTCATCAAATAACTTGGCTCAATCTCATAGCCCCATTCTGCATATGATGGTTAATTTGTTATGTCGCTCTCATTAATTAGAGATCTGTGATCTTGGTCGTGTGATTTTGCAGGGATCGCCATGGGATAGCGACGAAAGGGGACAGATACCTCGCGGTGTTCATGATTGTTCTTGCAGTGGCGGCAAGTGCAGTGGCCGTGTACAGCGACGCTTGCTTGGGAACTTTTAGTTGGCAAGCGCCCATCTCTGTGGTGATCGGTGCATTAGCTAGTGGAcgatgaaaattttgttgtttatacGTTGAATTCATGCGACGGGGGCAGCCAAGGAGGTGGCGCGGGCCGCGGTGCTCTCGTCGCTGGTGGCACCATGCGTTCCCCACTTCACCGCCGTCCACACCGTCTCCCTCGTGGAGCCCGACCTTCCCGTCATCGACTACGGCGAGCTCGCCGGTGCATGTCAGCGCTGCGCTCCTCGCCCGCCACCACCGGCGCTGCGCTCCTCTCCTGCCGCACGGCCGAAGCTCACGTCGGCTGCCGCCCTCCCGTGCCGGCGtcgtccgccgtcgccgcctgcctGGCCGCCACTGCCCCccccccgtcgccgcctgccTGGCCGCcactgccccccccccccccccccccccgctgGCACGCTCTGGAGAAGGAGGGAAGttaggaagaagagagaggagaggaagggagagaaaagagggagggaaagaggagagagaaaaataataaaaaactctaacaTGTGGGACCTATGGATGTCACATCAGTTAaaccgataaaaaaaataggtcaATACTGTCGAAGGACATTTTTTGAATAGATTCTGTGAGTTTAGGGGTACACATGTCTGGTATTGCATTTAAGGGATGAAAAACAAATCCGacttcaaataaatttaaggaCACTTTTTCATAAATCATTTAACATATGGCCCAGTACGAAAAGATACCAGACCGCAGTTTCATGACCAAGATCTGGCCCAATCTTTAATCGCGTCATAAAGACTCGAAAACTAATTTAGGGCCTTTGCCTTTTGCTGCCCGGGGACTAACCGCAGGAATGAAGTAATATGGGCAACATCAGAGTTCTAATACACTCCAATGCTTTGCTGTTTAACGTGCAGTGCACTTTGGGatggttgtttggcttttaacgacgtatttataaactaaaaaattgaatatattttttatataagtattcttaGTGAGCTAGAAGCTAAGGTTggaaattaaactaaaattctaaaatcaacttcaaatttaaggttaaaaatttaaattttattttataagttcacgcataagcgaaaaaaagGATGTTCGGTGCTGAATGGACATATTCCTCGTTAGCGTGCATATATCATACTAGAGTGGACTGTGCGTGACACGCGCATAACCGCTCAACTTGCAAAATATGGAATTAATAATTACCGATAAACATGTATGCAGCTTTAATTGAAATATGCGGTtaactaattttattaattatatataggtCAAGTTTAGGAGATAAAATATATCAGATGAATGTAGTGGAAGAGCAGCAAACTCCATACACATAGgcgtaaaaaaaagaaaggactTGCTGCGTTCGAACCTATATGTTGCAAAAGCCAATTAGCCGCACGGAAAATAATAAacgtaattagtatataattaattaggtattactcattaaaaattttaagaatatatttatttgatcttctaaaataattctatatggaaaatttttgcacgaaatacaccatttagtagtttgaaaaacgtgctAACGAAAAACGATGGGTACTTTAGCCGGACAGGCCAGTTCGAACGCAGCCATAGAGTGATAGTCGAAGCGCGATACATGCATAATCAGTCgatctataaaatttgaatgtatTATTGTTTGTAAAATATTGTAATCATCTATAAAAGATTAAAGGATTGTTAgtgaattataaaatatacaggTGTAtagcataaaaattatagcaatttaaataaataccaTTTTCTCACATTAAAATGtaataatgtttgaccatcaaatattaatttgatattgtttaGCGAAAAAACGCAAGCAGCAACTATATATAACATTGAATAGTCACAGTGAAAGACAGCGAAgacagcaagcaagcaagaagCCACGTCACAGTTCAAGGCAAGCCTCTGGGCCTGTTTATGTGAGCTTCTCCCATCTGCAGCTTTTACCAGAAGCTGTTTATGCCAGAAGTTgtcccaaacggtccacagcttcAGTTACAtattctggaaaataaactaagaattaAGGATTTGAAGAAGCTGGGCTTatgagcttttccagattctcagaagctggctaacAAATAGTTtcttcttagaatctaaagcttCTCAAACATGCCCTCTGTCTTCCTCGCATGGCAAACAACAAGCACGCAGTAAAAAAACCTGCAGGTGCCTGTCGAGGAACGGAGGCAGCCACGGCAGCGAAAAGTTCAGAGGGAGCTCCATTTCCTACTATTATACATGCGCTATCACTTCTGCAACATTATTGCCATCCGACAGTACCTCATCGCAGTGCCGAATGCAAGCATCAGTATGCTATGCTGCTCTCTCGCCTCTGAAAGTCTAAGACTTCAATACACAAGCTCTGCATCACCCCAGGATTTttattgcttttttttatcgGACAGTGCATCACCCACCCTTGGATTTTCATCGCTTTTATCGGACAGTCAACCTGTACCATAGCCGACCAGGCATAATGTATACGCCGCGGCACAAAATAATGCATGTATGGCCAGCTGCCCAGCCATGAAGGCCGGGCCAAAGCTTCCAGGGCTCCCAGCTGCTCTCTCGCCTGCTCGATCCACGCGTGTTCATCTACAGCCCCAGCCCCAAACACAGTGTGGCAAATCTGAACCTAGGCTAATTTAAGCTCCAGCTAAGGGcttatttagttcccaaaatgttttccaaaaaacatcacatcgaatttttagatatttaaatagagcattaaatatatataaatattaaaactaattacatagttatggaaaaatcgtgaaacgaatcttttgagcttaattagtacatgattagccataagtgctacagtagcatacatgtgctaatgacagattaattaggctcaaagatTCATCTTTCTtggcggaatctgtaatttattttataattaaactacggttaatactttaaatacgTGTCTgtatatccgatgtgatgtttttcaaaaaaaaaaattgcaaaccaAACGAGGCCTAAACTAGCTACTGTCTCAGCAGCTAGCCATGTACAGCCTGCAGTTGCTTGCCTGAAGACGACGAACAGAAATGAATGGATGCATATGCTACGCTAGCTACAGATcatatatgcaaatatgcaaatgcaatcatgcatgcatgcagatgtgCGTAAATGCGGTTCAAGAAAATGAGTgagatccatccatccatctgcaTCCATGGAGACAGACAGCCAGCAGACGGTCGGTCTGAAGACCGGACGTACGGCCAGGCCAGGCCAGGGAGCCCAGAGTCGGCATGCTACATGACAAGGCGTGCATTTAACCCCTTTTCGCTTCTCTGAACCGGCCCCGTCCATCGATCGCATATCATCGTCGTTCACCGCTAGATCCATCCCATGCCGACACTCTGATCGAGCCACatcacttttgccgaattgaTCAGCGTAGCATGCGTACGTGCGTGCTCTGTCCAGTTATTTGCAAGCTAGCAGGAAAGCTAATGGTGAAAGGGCACGTAACAAAAGTGATTGCAACGAAGATGCTTTAAATCTTCATATGAGGATGAATTTCAGGCTATATTATTTAAGGGACTAAAATTCTCTACTTAGCCAAGTTcccaaattttggaaaaaaaaagttaatatgTAGGAATTGTATATTGATCGATGGGCAAGGAGGATATGCTTGGTTCTTTTAtggataaaagataaatattatctgattttttagatatttaagaATGTAAAtagttgaattaattagttaaaagtctattttagaaatatgagatgttgagattctatatagaaatattttgctaaaaaaacacatcgttTAGCAATTCAGGAAATACGTGCGTAAAAGCCGAGAAATAACgccgcaaaaaaaaatgaatcctATATGTAGGAGATTGATCAATTATTTGCAGCATCGCATTTTTACACCGTGGTCCACAAGGGAAGAGCCAACACACATGACTGCCGGATGGTTTCACCACGTGGGAAAATATTGCACATCGTGCATGATTGTTAATGTGTGTAGTGGTACGACGAAACACGATGCCGGGATTGAAGGtagtaaaactttttttttggactgAGATTACTCAAAATAAATTCTGACTTCGTTTTTTATTTCGtattattgacttttatatctaaccattcatcttattcaaatatgtaattataaatcatacttaaaatatcttagataaaacaaatcataacaaaacaattaataattatgcatttttttaatatgatgaataataaaaatagatctaaaagtcaacgacgataaaaaaatatatcaaaggTAATATTTGATAGGATTTCAATTGGCGATTTTGCTTTACTTTTGGAGAGGAATATGCCATTGTCGCCTTGGAAGGCATAGCTTCCCTCGTACCTTATAGGTATTAGTTTTTTCACcgtacttataaaaataataagacacCCAAAATTTAtaaggacggtaaaaaaatcctacCGATATATACGGTGGAgtttatttgaataaaacgcgTAGAACAATGTTACACCACTACAGTAGGGATGCACACGGATGAACCACGAACATATATCTATCTACGAACGCCGTTATTTAATGCTTAATGTGCGTCAGTGTGTGCGTGTCCGAGTGTTTCCGAGAACCTAGATATGCAACCCTGCTGTTCTATATATCGATAGCACCGTACTCACTGATTAGTACAACTCGCTGGCGCTGCTATTATAAAGTTGAATAGTCGTGCAGGCTAGTTGCAAGCATATGGTCAaccctagtttatttttcgataAGTAATTAACAATGTAACTAAATAAAAGTCAAAGCCATAGTTCCATGCCCGAGATTTTGACCAATGTATTTTACAACTCAGCTCATTAAACTGACGACGCGTATTGCTGGCAACGGCGCCAAAAGTCAATGGAGTGAGCCTTCAACGAGCTGCACCTTTTCCATATCTCCTGTCCAAAATAATGTTCTGTCATTATGAACCTTGCTTAACTAATTTCTCTATAACATAAACCGTTTTGTTATTTGTGAATTAAAGCGACGGAAAATTTGAGTGAGAAGACAAGTTGACAATAATCTATACATGCGTGCGCGGGTCATGGAACGAGATCGCCTGCACTAGCATCATGCTACCGAGCAGTATTTTAGATACACTGTTACTACCGTTATTCATGACATTTATTCACTTTCCTCTCACACGAACAATACTTCTCTACATTGCTGTAGGGAATCTATCCGGACCCGTGGGTCATCCTCCACCGTCCGTGTTTCCACAACCGTGCAATGCGCAGAAGGATGCATGCTGCCCGTGCTTGCTCCATAGCTC is a window of Oryza brachyantha chromosome 8, ObraRS2, whole genome shotgun sequence DNA encoding:
- the LOC102720902 gene encoding ethylene-responsive transcription factor ERF109-like, which codes for MTNRISSAMGGNQEYMIRFDGHVAADDASPPSSATAEPPPPPPPLPVPFAGRAISPEREHSVIVAALLHVVSGYRTAPPEVFPAAPARVEVCGVCGMDRCLGCEFFAGESGVVSFDGAEKAAAAAAPTAAAAAGQRRRRKKKNKYRGVRQRPWGKWAAEIRDPRRAVRKWLGTFDTAEEAAKAYDRAAVEFRGPRAKLNFPFPEQLPVHSDGNGNGDGASAAAKSDTLSPSPCSADADDQGEQMAWPQGGGETGDQLWEGLQDLMKLDEGELSWFPQPSDSWN